In the Deferribacter desulfuricans SSM1 genome, CTGGTGAGATAAAGATAGGTTTCACGTTAGTTCTACTTCTAAGGACATAACCTACTAATTCATTTTTATGGTAAAGTTTTGTGTAGTCTCCTTTATTGTGACCTGGTTCTTTATATTTTCCAACTAATTTAGATTTTGCGCATCCGATGGTGGGTACATTAAAAACAACTCCAAAATGACTAGCAAGCCCCAGTTTTCTTGGATGAGCAATACCTTGAGAATCCAAAATGAATATATCGGGGTGGCTTTTAAGCTTTTTGTAGGCCAGGAAAATAGCTGGTAATTCTCTAAAAGATAATAATCCAGGGATATAAGGGAGATTTATTTTTCTATGAGCATTTGAAATTTCTACTATTTCAAGGTTTTTATTTAAAATTACTATAGAGCAAAAACATAGTGAGTGTTTTATAGAAAAGGATACATCTATACCAGCTATTAGGTTTATATCTTTATTGAAAGGGGTTATTTTTACTTTTTTTGCTAATTTTTTTTGAAGTTTTATTAAGTGGCTATACATTAACTTATGAATTTATATATTTCAAAATTACTGTTCTATTTCGTGGACCATCAAATTCGCAGAAAAAAATCCCTTGCCAGGTTCCTAAAACCATTTTGCCATTTTCTATAATAACTTGCTCACTGCAACCTATTACTGAAGATTTTATATGGGCATCAGAATTGCCTTCTAAGTGTCTAAAAGGGTAATCTATAGGTATCTTTTTATTTAAAAAAGATATTATATCATCTTTAACTGTGGGGTCAGCATTTTCGTTTATTGTGATTGCAGCAGTTGTATGAGGGGTGTAGATGAGGAGTATGCCATCATCCCACCCCTCATTGTTTATAATCTTTTTAATTTCAGTAGTAATGTCAATCAGTTGTTCTCTTTTAGTTGATTTAACATTAAATTTTATCATAGTTCTACTAAATTTACTTCCAACATACCATCTATTTTCTTTATTTCAGAAAGAACTGATTCAGGGATTTCATTGTCAACAGATACAAATGCAATAGCTTCACCACCTTTTTGCCTAGCTAACTCAAATCCGGCAATATTTATATTATTTTCACCTAAGATTGTTCCAACTTTTCCTATTACGCCTGGTCTGTCTATATTTCTAAAGTATAAGAATGTGCCTTCAGGTATAATATCTATCCTAAAATCATCAAAAAGTACGATTCTTCCTTCTTTGTTGTTAAATACTGTTCCTGCAATTATTCTATGTTCTTTATCCGTTTTAATTTCTAAGATAAGCAGGTCATTGTATTTATCATAAGTTTCCTGTTTTGATTCTATTACGTTGATTTTTCTATCTTTTGCGAAATATGGAGCATTTATATATGATACAGATTCCTGCAATCTCACTTCTAAAAAGCCTTTTATAGCTGCTATGGTAAATGGTTGGTAGCTAAAAGGGGTATCGAAGGTTCTTTCACAGATATCATCTTCGAATCTTTTACCTACAAGTGTTACTTTGATTTCATCAGGTCTACCTTTTACAGTTTGAGCTGCTAGTTTTGATATTTTTTCTATTAGTTCGAAATAGATTTGTAAATCTTCTGGAAGCTGAGATTTCATAAAAGGTATATTAACTGCATTTATATAAGATTTGCCATGAAGGGCGTTTACTATCTGCTCAGCAATAATTACTGCAACCCCTTTTTGTCCTTCTTCAGTGTTTGCTCCGATGTGTGGTGTTACAAATAGATTGTCTAGCTCTAAAAGTTTATTACCTTTTGGTGGTTCTTTTTCAAAAACATCTATTGCAGCGGTAAAGACTTTTCCTGATTTGAGAGCATCATAAAGATCATTTTCATTGATAATACCACCTCTTGCACAGTTGACAAGGATAACACCATCTTTCATTAACTCTATTTCTTTTTTAGTTATCATATTTTTAGTTTCTTTTGTAAGTGGTGTGTGAAAAGTGATTACATCAGAGATTTTAAGCAAATCTTCGAGGTTATCAAGTAGAGTTACCCCAAGTGATTCTGCTTTGCTTTTTTTAATATATGGGTCATAAGCTACAATTTTCATACCAAAACTTTTTGCCCTGATAGCTACATTGCTACCAATTCTGCCAAGTCCTACTATGCCTAGTGTTTTATTAAAAAGCTGTATCCCCATAAATTTCTTTCTGTTCCATTCACCATTTTTTAGGGAAATATGTGCTGCTGGGATTTTTCTAGCAGCAGCAAGCATCATACCCATCGTGAGTTCTGTCGCGGCAAGTGTGTTACCTGTAGGGGCGTTCATTACTATAATACCTTTTTTACTTGCAGCTTCTATATCTACATTATCTAATCCTACACCAGCTCTACCTATAATTTTTAATTTTCCTGGGTTTTCTAAAAGATCTGCAGTGATAGTTGTCCCACTACGGGTGATAATTGCATCATAGTTGCCGATAATCTCTTTTAACTCTTCATGAGAAATACCTGGCTTTTCTTCTACTTCTATGTCTTTACTATCAAGTAAGATTTTTATCCCTTCCTCTGCAATATGATCAGTAATTAAGACTTTGAATTTTTCCACTTTTTACCCCCAACAAAATTTTCAAAGATATTAACAAAACAGCAAACTATAATCAAGAAATTTGAAAAAGAAATTATTCAACTTTATATACAAACTCTATAATACTTTTTTCTTTTGGATTGTTTTTATTTATTGCGTTTACTCTAATTGAATAAACTATAATATCGTTTACTGTATCTTCATATCTGTTTAACACCGTAGCTTCAACATCATATTCACTAAACAAGCTGTTTAAATCAATTGTAGTATTATCGGTACATAATTGATTGTTACATAAAGATTTCTCATCTCCTGAAACCAACTTATCCATTATATATTCACTTGCACCTCTTGCTGCCATCAGTGCATTTTGGTATCTTTTATGTGTACCAGAAATGTTTGTAGATGAGTTTAGCATATACATTATAGCTGCCACAAAACCTAAAGCAACTAGTGATAAAATAAGAGTTGTTAAAAGAGCAATCCCCTTATTGTTTAATTTAGATGATCTAACTAATTTTTTCATATTATAGATCCATAGGTTTTATTGTGTATACAACAGTTTTCCATCTATAATGGGTATAATCGTTTGGAAGTTGTAACTCTACTCCATCAACAGTTATTTTGTTGTTGCTGTCAGCCCCCTGAAAAGTAAAATCTCTGTCGTATCCCCCATCTTGCAAAAGTATAAATGTTCTGACTCTTTTTAGTTTCTTTCTAAATGTCGTAGCATTATCACTGCTAATATTAGCAAATGTTAATAATTCCTCGTCACTTTCAATCTCACCGTCATTATCTTTATCATAATCGAATCTTACTTTGAAATCCGCTACACAGTCTATAATTGGATCACCGTTACCACTATTAACAGCTCTAAGTAACTTGAATGTATTTGGATTACATGTATCAGGTAAGTTACTAGTGCTTAATTTGTATGTTATTTTTGTGCATGTTTGATTTGTACACCCAGTAGCATTATCTTGTACCGGATATGCTATATATTTACCTGTTGTTGGTCTATTTGTCCAAAGTGCGTTATCTTTTAAAAGCTTTTTATCTATGTCAATATATACATATTTTATATTGTTATCAGGTGTCCCAACTGTTGTATTATCATCAGCATTAACAAATATCCAGTGCTGGGTATCGTTGTTTGTAACATTAAAAGTGGACCTTATTATAAGTGTAATATTGTCAGGATTTTCACAATTTATACATTCAATTACTTTAGATGTTTCATTATCAGAGATACCATAGCCAGCATGGGTGATATCAAGTCTTAAAATATCGAGTCCCACCATTTTTTCTATTTCTGTTTCTATATTTTTAGTTTCCTTTCTGTAATCTTTTAAAAGTGTAGTATAGGTTATATAAACAGCTGATAATATAATAGCCAATAAAAAAATCACTATTAAAAGTTCTATTAATGTTAAACCTTTTTTATTCATTGTATATCCTTTGCGATATAAGTTTGAGTTGTGTAAGTATATTTTTTACCAAAAAGTTCCCAACAAGAGGTAATAACTATCTTTTTAGTAGTTCCAGATGTGTTTACAGTAAAAGATTTTCCTATACTTATCCATGTATTTCTATATTGGGCTTTTATACTGCAGTTGTCGTTTGCAGGGGAGCACTCTATATTTTCACAGGAGCCAATTAAATTATCTATCTTGTTAAAACCGTATGCTCTTAATTTCTCGATTTCATTATTAACTTGCTCTATTGCAATATTTCTGACATTATTCCTCATATTCATTTTTTTGACAGTTATCATCGATGCTACAAGCCCAAGTAATGCCACAGAAAAAATAAATAAACTAACCATCATTTCTATTAAGGTAAATCCTTTATTATTTTGCAACACAGCTACCACCATTATCTATTTTCCCTAATCTAACTCTTATACCGTTGCTTACAATGCAATTGAAAGGTAGTGAATCATTTATTGAATCACTAATTAATTTGATTGAAGTATTTGATAGAGTACCTCTATCGTCAATTGTTATAGTATTTGGATTATCAAAGGATACTTTAAATGTTATTGAGCTAATGATAGTTCCATTGTCATTTTTAATGTCTAATTTATTTTGTGAAGGAAATTCAAGTTTGAAGCTTGTTTTTTCAGTAAAAGCTTTTGTCCTGTATTGCTGTATAATGGAATATAGTTGCCTCAAGTCTTTCTCTCTTTCATGTTTTATCTTCCACTTATTATAATTTGGTATTGCTATAGCTAATATTATAGCAAATATTGATATTACTACAAGCAATTCTATTAGAGTTATCCCTTTTTTATTCATTATTTTTCTATCCATAAAAGTATTCTACCTTTTCTATTGTTACCAGTTAAGTCCTCACCTAAATCAGAAGCTATAACATTTTTATCTACTTCGATGTATCTTTCATTTCCTACATCGTCATCTGTTACAATGGAAATTTCTCCTTGACTAGATGTAGTAAATATAGCAAAATCATCAGTTACTTGATAATTACTACAAATTTTGTGAGTAATATTGTCTGGTCTTAAAGGACCACCAGTAGCACAGTTAAGTGCCCATATTTTACTTTTACCTTTTAAAATACATGGATCTTTTTCATATTTGTTTGTAATAAATGTAATGATTTGCGATGTCCAGTAATCTCTATTATTAGTATATCTATTAGCTGGATTGTTTTTATTTTTTACTAAAACAGGGTCTATAATATTTCTTTCCTTTAAATATACATTATCAGTAGGGTCTAGTTTTATTTTCCATCCTAGTTCCTTGGACTCATTGTTTGTGATTTCAAAATTTGTTAGGTCATTACAAGGATCATCTAATAGCTCTACAGATTTAATATTGTTAACAGTCCCTTTACAACCTTCTTCAACATCACAGTCAAAAGGTATTCCGTAAATATAATTCTCTTCGTTTCCAACACCTGAGGTACCTTCATCATCTCCAGGATAAAAGTATCTACCGCTACCAAAAAACAAATAATAACCTAAGTTAAAACATTTGCCTGTTTCGATTTTAGAAACGGTTGGGTTTTGGCTAAAATTATAGTAATTTTGATAAACAGTCCAAGCTGATGGATCTCCTCCTTTAGTATGGATTACGACTAAACCACCTTGAGAATTTGTTTTACCTACATTTTTTACAATACCTGTTACTACAAAATCAGTAAAACCATCTTCATTTTTATCAATACCAGTTGTATATAGTTTACCACCAAATGCGTTTTGAGTTTTACCGTCTAAAACATCTGGAGTACTTTTTTCTAATGTGAAATCATTTTTTAATTTTAAAACAAAAAACTTTAATGACTTAGAGGAGTGACCATCATATGTAGTAGGACCTGAAGAAAACATTATATAATTACCTTCAGGGCGTTTTATATAAGCAGGACCTGAATATGAAAAACCTAAGTCTTTATGATTAAATTCCCACAGAAATTTTGGATTTACTGGATCTGTAATGTCTAGTGCAAAGTATGATGATAGCCCATTTTCGTTATCAGGACTTTTGACGCATTCATCAGCAGCTTCCTGCTTACTACAATAGCAACCCCCACCTAATCTTAATCCGCCAATTAAGATTTTCTTTCCATCTTCTTCTATTATATATGGTTGTGCATCTACATAATATAAATGGCAATAATTTGGGTCTGCCAGAAATTTTAAATATGGGATAACAGAACGTGGTATAAATCCCCATAACTCTTTACCTATTTCATTTTGTCCACTGTCATTTTTAGAATTTTGCAAGACTGCTAAATAACCCTCTGGATCATCTCTTAATTTTTTAGCATAGCCTACTTTAAAAGCATGAAGCATTCCATCATTTGCGCCAACATAAGCAACAGTATAATCCTCATACTTTACCAACATAGGTCTAGAGTGGATAATGTCACCTAACTTCCATACTTTTTGTTCATTATCAACTTTAATTGTTCTATTTCTATAGTTATCAAAATCTTTACCTTTTATGTAATCTATTAAAGAACTAACATTATCTGTATCAAACAATTGTTGGTTAGTAAAATTATCAATTTGGGTAAGATTTCCAGAATCATCATATGTGTAAATTTTTCTATTATCAGCTTCTCTATTTAATAATTCTTCACTTGCATCCCATATTGGTGTAATGTCGTCAAAAGAATAGAAAGTTTCACAACTAGAATTATCAATTAGACCAGAGCCATCATCATCACATGTAATAAGTTTTAGCACTAATTTATTGTCCAATACATCATAATCATATGTTAAAATCTTATCTTCTGTTAATTTAAACTTTTTATTATTTATTGTATCTTCTCTAATGTTAACTTTTATAGTTTCATTATCTTTTTCTATTGCATAAACCCACCACCCAAATAAACGTCCAATCCATGTCAATGTTGTATTATCAATATCCTTTTTGTTTTCAAATAAACCTTGGATAGCAATACTTGTGCTACTTGTCCTATCAGTCATGAGTGCTACACCAGAACCTGCTGCTGCTCCTTGCAAAATTCTAGCAATTGTTGTACTTAAACTTGTTTCTAAATCTGTTGCGTTATTGGCCTCGAAATAGTTGTCAGGAATATTGTCATTATTTGTATCCCATTCGTTTGAATTGTCTGGCAAATTATTAAAATTATTATCAGCAAAAGAACCGTATTTTGCTGAAAGTTTAAGTAAATCTTTTGCGTTTTCCGAATCATCAAATGCAAAGATTGTAAAAATATTTAATTTTTGAGTACCTGTTAAATCTTCTCTTAAATCTGTAGTATGAGTCCAATAAGATACTGCAGCTAAGCTATATGACCCATTGGAGTCATTTAAGTCATTATGTAATTCGTTATCTGTAAAACCCTCATTTCCTTCAATAATGTCAAGAAGGTTATCAATTGTGCTATTTGGATCATTACTATCGAGCTTACTTGGAAAGTTTTTATCCATTGTTGATTCACCATCAGTTAAAATAAGAACATAATTTTGCTGACAACTATATTGGATAGGGCTATCATACGTAAATGTACCGTTATAATAAGTTTTATCTCCTTTAAAATATAAAGTAGCTTCATATAGAGTTTCACCAAGTGGAGTCCAAGTTGACGGAGTGATATTATTTATGTCAAGAATAAATGTTGAATTATCATATTTACTCCCTATATCAGAAACTAAATGACCTCCATCGTCATGATTAAAGGTGAAAAGTCCATATCTTACTTTATCCCATGTTTTTTGTATTATCCCAGTGGGTTGTGTTTCGACTTTCAAAGCAACTCTAAATGTTGTTGGGTTATTATCAATTAACCAACAATTATTATTCCAGGTTGCAGGTCTAACATCAAAATAAACAAAATTATTGTCATTGTAAAAGTAAAAATAAGCACCTTTATTATTATCAGTATAACCATTATTGAGTCCAGTAAGGTCTAGTACATTATTTTCTAATATTTTTCGAAAATCTCTATCAAAATTATCTGTTGCAGTTAACAAAATATTTCCATCTTCGATGATATATTTTCCTCCAGTTAAAACTTTTTTTACTGCATCTATTCTCCTAGTTGTTAACCAATTTAAAAAATTACCACTCCATTCACCATCTTCTTTTTCCTGGAAATAATCATTATCATCATCATATGAGTATTTCTTGTTAGGATCAAAAAGTCCAAAATAGGTTTCATTATCTTTGTATCCTAAATAAACTGTAGCATCATTTGAGCAATCATTAGAGTATGATCTTGTAGATGTATTATCTTTATATACAAATTCAAACATGCTTCCAGAATTATCCAATATTATTAGCACATTTGGCTGAATAGCTGAGGAAACAAATGGTGGTATAGAGCAGTAAGTAACCATTTGTCCAGCATCTGAGTTATTTGATGGTTTTGCAGCTTGAGATAATAATGGATTAAAAAAACACATTAAAATTATTATTAAAGATATTATAGTATATTTACGCATATCAATCCTCACTATTTAACTAATGATAATATTTTTATGTAATATACATAGTTTCCATTGTTTTTATATTTAATTTTATATGCAGATTTTAAGTATCTTTTATTTACTTTTCTATTTTCAGGGTTAATAATTATAGTATTATCATCAACATAAAAATAGAAACCATCTTCCAAAGATATGAATTCATTTTTAAAGCTTTTTATATATCCTGTTTTTAAATTAACTATTTGCTCTTTAGGTAAATTATTAGATTCTTCTTTTGCAAAACTCATTATAGATACTGAAAAGCTTATGATTAATACAAAAAATATTTTTTTCATATAGTTCCTCCACAAAACTTGTAATAATAAATTATATCCATTTTGTAAAAAAATCGTGAAAAACACTAAATTTATTTTAAAATATTTTTTATATATTGCAAATAAACTTAAAATTAAAGTTTCCTTTTAAAACTTGATGGCAATAGTGAAGTTTGAGGTTATC is a window encoding:
- a CDS encoding pilus assembly FimT family protein codes for the protein MDRKIMNKKGITLIELLVVISIFAIILAIAIPNYNKWKIKHEREKDLRQLYSIIQQYRTKAFTEKTSFKLEFPSQNKLDIKNDNGTIISSITFKVSFDNPNTITIDDRGTLSNTSIKLISDSINDSLPFNCIVSNGIRVRLGKIDNGGSCVAK
- a CDS encoding PilW family protein; amino-acid sequence: MNKKGLTLIELLIVIFLLAIILSAVYITYTTLLKDYRKETKNIETEIEKMVGLDILRLDITHAGYGISDNETSKVIECINCENPDNITLIIRSTFNVTNNDTQHWIFVNADDNTTVGTPDNNIKYVYIDIDKKLLKDNALWTNRPTTGKYIAYPVQDNATGCTNQTCTKITYKLSTSNLPDTCNPNTFKLLRAVNSGNGDPIIDCVADFKVRFDYDKDNDGEIESDEELLTFANISSDNATTFRKKLKRVRTFILLQDGGYDRDFTFQGADSNNKITVDGVELQLPNDYTHYRWKTVVYTIKPMDL
- the nfi gene encoding deoxyribonuclease V (cleaves DNA at apurinic or apyrimidinic sites), producing MYSHLIKLQKKLAKKVKITPFNKDINLIAGIDVSFSIKHSLCFCSIVILNKNLEIVEISNAHRKINLPYIPGLLSFRELPAIFLAYKKLKSHPDIFILDSQGIAHPRKLGLASHFGVVFNVPTIGCAKSKLVGKYKEPGHNKGDYTKLYHKNELVGYVLRSRTNVKPIFISPGHLVDFESVLKIVLSTTCKYRIPEPTRQAHISAEKYKNFVINKL
- a CDS encoding secondary thiamine-phosphate synthase enzyme YjbQ, coding for MIKFNVKSTKREQLIDITTEIKKIINNEGWDDGILLIYTPHTTAAITINENADPTVKDDIISFLNKKIPIDYPFRHLEGNSDAHIKSSVIGCSEQVIIENGKMVLGTWQGIFFCEFDGPRNRTVILKYINS
- the serA gene encoding phosphoglycerate dehydrogenase, encoding MEKFKVLITDHIAEEGIKILLDSKDIEVEEKPGISHEELKEIIGNYDAIITRSGTTITADLLENPGKLKIIGRAGVGLDNVDIEAASKKGIIVMNAPTGNTLAATELTMGMMLAAARKIPAAHISLKNGEWNRKKFMGIQLFNKTLGIVGLGRIGSNVAIRAKSFGMKIVAYDPYIKKSKAESLGVTLLDNLEDLLKISDVITFHTPLTKETKNMITKKEIELMKDGVILVNCARGGIINENDLYDALKSGKVFTAAIDVFEKEPPKGNKLLELDNLFVTPHIGANTEEGQKGVAVIIAEQIVNALHGKSYINAVNIPFMKSQLPEDLQIYFELIEKISKLAAQTVKGRPDEIKVTLVGKRFEDDICERTFDTPFSYQPFTIAAIKGFLEVRLQESVSYINAPYFAKDRKINVIESKQETYDKYNDLLILEIKTDKEHRIIAGTVFNNKEGRIVLFDDFRIDIIPEGTFLYFRNIDRPGVIGKVGTILGENNINIAGFELARQKGGEAIAFVSVDNEIPESVLSEIKKIDGMLEVNLVEL
- a CDS encoding type IV pilus modification PilV family protein; amino-acid sequence: MLQNNKGFTLIEMMVSLFIFSVALLGLVASMITVKKMNMRNNVRNIAIEQVNNEIEKLRAYGFNKIDNLIGSCENIECSPANDNCSIKAQYRNTWISIGKSFTVNTSGTTKKIVITSCWELFGKKYTYTTQTYIAKDIQ
- a CDS encoding pilus assembly protein, whose protein sequence is MRKYTIISLIIILMCFFNPLLSQAAKPSNNSDAGQMVTYCSIPPFVSSAIQPNVLIILDNSGSMFEFVYKDNTSTRSYSNDCSNDATVYLGYKDNETYFGLFDPNKKYSYDDDNDYFQEKEDGEWSGNFLNWLTTRRIDAVKKVLTGGKYIIEDGNILLTATDNFDRDFRKILENNVLDLTGLNNGYTDNNKGAYFYFYNDNNFVYFDVRPATWNNNCWLIDNNPTTFRVALKVETQPTGIIQKTWDKVRYGLFTFNHDDGGHLVSDIGSKYDNSTFILDINNITPSTWTPLGETLYEATLYFKGDKTYYNGTFTYDSPIQYSCQQNYVLILTDGESTMDKNFPSKLDSNDPNSTIDNLLDIIEGNEGFTDNELHNDLNDSNGSYSLAAVSYWTHTTDLREDLTGTQKLNIFTIFAFDDSENAKDLLKLSAKYGSFADNNFNNLPDNSNEWDTNNDNIPDNYFEANNATDLETSLSTTIARILQGAAAGSGVALMTDRTSSTSIAIQGLFENKKDIDNTTLTWIGRLFGWWVYAIEKDNETIKVNIREDTINNKKFKLTEDKILTYDYDVLDNKLVLKLITCDDDGSGLIDNSSCETFYSFDDITPIWDASEELLNREADNRKIYTYDDSGNLTQIDNFTNQQLFDTDNVSSLIDYIKGKDFDNYRNRTIKVDNEQKVWKLGDIIHSRPMLVKYEDYTVAYVGANDGMLHAFKVGYAKKLRDDPEGYLAVLQNSKNDSGQNEIGKELWGFIPRSVIPYLKFLADPNYCHLYYVDAQPYIIEEDGKKILIGGLRLGGGCYCSKQEAADECVKSPDNENGLSSYFALDITDPVNPKFLWEFNHKDLGFSYSGPAYIKRPEGNYIMFSSGPTTYDGHSSKSLKFFVLKLKNDFTLEKSTPDVLDGKTQNAFGGKLYTTGIDKNEDGFTDFVVTGIVKNVGKTNSQGGLVVIHTKGGDPSAWTVYQNYYNFSQNPTVSKIETGKCFNLGYYLFFGSGRYFYPGDDEGTSGVGNEENYIYGIPFDCDVEEGCKGTVNNIKSVELLDDPCNDLTNFEITNNESKELGWKIKLDPTDNVYLKERNIIDPVLVKNKNNPANRYTNNRDYWTSQIITFITNKYEKDPCILKGKSKIWALNCATGGPLRPDNITHKICSNYQVTDDFAIFTTSSQGEISIVTDDDVGNERYIEVDKNVIASDLGEDLTGNNRKGRILLWIEK